One window of the Salvelinus fontinalis isolate EN_2023a chromosome 2, ASM2944872v1, whole genome shotgun sequence genome contains the following:
- the LOC129821556 gene encoding interleukin-12 subunit beta-like, whose translation MNMLLLNVLYLILHMASSSRHETVVTLVPNVLVVKVDQKVFTETQVPLRCGDYQDTEVIWRNGEERLENKGNQINVEVVEMMGGNYSCHNAAGDYLNHTLVLVQDIPSPNRTRRVLEKSHDTDEYIRCLSKNYSGIFHCSWKKTEYRMSAGVVFVQVDRTISCSVDSDGEGLTCQDRDSCPFAEELSRIKLTVYFRTNYLLEDYTITPFYIREIVKPDKIDITKVEGNTFQWKYPATWSRPCPYFPLTFRVKVVQHEASCDSKEKVLISETNINATEFTVRSSYKKYCFCLGAKDDLVDSQWSQWTRHEVKNKPKKH comes from the exons ATGAACATGTTACTGCTCAACGTCCTGTATCTCATCCTACATATGGCATCGAGCAGCCGACACGAGACCGTTGTGACTCTCGTGCCAAATG TACTTGTCGTCAAGGTGGATCAAAAGGTCTTCACTGAGACGCAGGTCCCTCTGCGATGCGGGGACTACCAGGACACAGAGGTGATCTGGAGGAATGGCGAGGAGCGTCTCGAAAACAAAGGGAACCAGATAAATGTGGAAGTGGTCGAGATGATGGGAGGGAACTACAGCTGCCACAACGCTGCTGGAGACTACCTCAACCACACTCTGGTGCTGGTGCAGGACATACCATCACCCAACAGAACGAGACGCGTCCTGGAGAAATCACATGACACAGAcg AGTACATCAGATGTTTGTCGAAAAATTACAGTGGAATATTTCATTGCTCTTGGAAGAAGACCGAATATCGGATGTCAGCAGGTGTTGTTTTTGTCCAAGTAGATCG CACCATCTCCTGCTCCGTAGACAGTGATGGTGAAGGCCTGACCTGTCAGGACCGGGATAGCTGCCCCTTTGCTGAGGAGTTGTCCCGCATCAAACTCACTGTATACTTCAGGACTAACTACCTCCTAGAGGACTACACCATCACGCCCTTCTACATCCGAGAAATAG TGAAACCAGACAAGATCGACATCACCAAGGTGGAGGGGAACACATTTCAGTGGAAGTACCCGGCGACATGGAGCCGCCCATGCCCTTACTTCCCCCTCACATTCCGAGTCAAAGTGGTCCAACACGAGGCAAGCTGTGACTCTAAGGAAAAG GTGTTGATAAGTGAAACCAACATAAATGCAACAGAATTCACTGTTCGTTCCAGCTACAAAAAATATTGTTTCTGCCTCGGGGCAAAGGATGACCTGGTTGACTCCCAATGGAGCCAGTGGACACGTCATGA GGTGAAGAATAAACCTAAGAAACATTGA